The following proteins come from a genomic window of Leopardus geoffroyi isolate Oge1 chromosome A3, O.geoffroyi_Oge1_pat1.0, whole genome shotgun sequence:
- the SSTR4 gene encoding somatostatin receptor type 4 has protein sequence MSAPPTLPPEGEEELQTAWSPSVNASCAPAEEEAAAGTRDAGAPGMVAIQCIYALVCLVGLVGNALVIFVILRYAKMKTATNIYLLNLAIADELFMLSVPFVASSAALRHWPFGSVLCRAVLSVDGLNMFTSVFCLTVLSVDRYVAVVHPLRAATYRRPSVAKLINLGVWLASLLVTLPIAIFADTKPARGGQAVACNLHWPHPAWSAVFVIYTFLLGFLLPVLAIGLCYLLIVGKMRAVALRAGWQQRRRSEKKITRLVLMVVAVFVLCWMPFYVVQLLNLFVTSLDATVNHVSLILSYANSCANPILYGFLSDNFRRSFQRVLCLRCCLLDVAGGAEEEPLDYYATAVKSRGGAGWICPPLPCQQEPLRPEPSRKLVPLTRTTTF, from the coding sequence ATGAGCGCCCCCCCGACGCTGCCCCCAGAGGGCGAGGAAGAGCTCCAGACAGCCTGGTCCCCTTCGGTCAACGCCAGCTGCGCCCCTGCTGAGGAGGAGGCAGCGGCGGGGACCAGGGACGCAGGGGCACCGGGCATGGTCGCCATCCAGTGCATCTACGCGCTGGTGTGCTTGGTGGGCCTGGTGGGCAACGCCCTGGTCATCTTCGTGATCCTCCGCTACGCCAAGATGAAGACGGCCACCAACATCTACCTGCTCAACCTGGCCATCGCGGACGAGCTCTTCATGCTGAGCGTGCCCTTCGTGGCCTCGTCGGCCGCCCTGCGCCACTGGCCCTTCGGGTCTGTGCTGTGCCGCGCGGTGCTCAGTGTGGACGGCCTCAACATGTTCACCAGCGTCTTCTGTCTGACGGTGCTCAGCGTGGACCGCTACGTCGCCGTGGTGCACCCTCTGCGCGCCGCCACCTACCGGAGGCCCAGCGTGGCCAAGCTCATCAACTTGGGCGTGTGGCTGGCATCCTTGCTGGTCACCCTGCCCATCGCCATCTTCGCTGACACCAAGCCGGCTCGGGGCGGCCAAGCAGTGGCCTGCAACCTGCATTGGCCTCACCCGGCCTGGTCGGCGGTCTTTGTGATCTATACTTTCCTGCTGGGCTTCCTGCTGCCCGTTCTGGCCATCGGCCTGTGCTACCTGCTCATCGTGGGCAAGATGCGGGCGGTGGCACTGCGGGCCGGCTGGCAGCAGCGCAGGCGCTCAGAAAAGAAGATCACGCGGCTGGTGCTGATGGTGGTAGCCGTCTTTGTGCTCTGCTGGATGCCTTTCTACGTGGTGCAGCTGCTAAACCTGTTTGTGACCAGCCTTGATGCCACAGTCAACCATGTGTCCCTCATCCTCAGCTACGCCAACAGCTGTGCCAACCCTATCCTCTATGGCTTCCTCTCAGACAACTTCCGCCGTTCCTTCCAGCGGGTTCTCTGCCTGCGCTGCTGCCTCTTGGATGTCGCAGGTGGTGCTGAGGAAGAGCCCCTGGACTACTATGCCACTGCTGTCAAGAGTAGAGGTGGGGCAGGATGGATATGCCCCCCACTCCCCTGTCAGCAGGAGCCCTTACGACCAGAACCCAGCCGCAAGCTGGTCCCTCTCACCAGGACCACCACCTTCTGA